In the genome of Deinococcus deserti VCD115, one region contains:
- a CDS encoding zinc metallopeptidase, whose translation MEFLGPYTPLILIIFVASMLIQGHLSRVYRTWGQIRNAHNLTGAQVARMMLDENGLRHIPVQMVRGQLTDHYDPLRKTVNLSEGNFNVPSVSAMAVAAHEVGHAIQDKVRMPALVLRGRMAVPLSLGMNLAPLLLLVGIVTQVTGLIWVGAALFGAALLFHLVTLPVEFDASRRALIYLNRRGLNGSAEEQHGARAVLNAAALTYVAGFAMAMAQFLNVLALARHSDD comes from the coding sequence ATGGAATTCCTTGGGCCTTACACACCACTGATTCTGATCATCTTTGTGGCCTCAATGCTGATCCAGGGGCACCTGAGCCGTGTCTACCGCACCTGGGGACAGATCCGCAACGCCCATAACCTGACTGGCGCACAGGTTGCCCGAATGATGCTCGACGAGAACGGTCTCAGGCACATTCCCGTCCAGATGGTCCGGGGCCAGCTGACTGACCACTACGACCCTCTTCGGAAGACCGTGAATCTGTCCGAAGGGAACTTCAACGTCCCCAGCGTGAGTGCTATGGCCGTGGCTGCCCATGAGGTCGGGCATGCTATTCAGGACAAGGTTCGTATGCCTGCTCTGGTCCTGCGCGGCCGCATGGCCGTCCCGCTCAGTCTTGGGATGAATCTTGCGCCACTGCTGCTGCTGGTCGGCATCGTCACCCAGGTGACCGGACTGATCTGGGTAGGAGCGGCGCTGTTCGGGGCTGCCCTGCTGTTTCACCTGGTCACCCTGCCGGTCGAATTCGACGCCAGCCGCCGGGCCCTGATTTACCTCAACCGGCGAGGCCTGAACGGCTCGGCCGAGGAACAGCACGGGGCCCGCGCTGTCCTGAACGCCGCCGCACTGACCTATGTGGCAGGCTTCGCCATGGCCATGGCTCAGTTCTTAAATGTACTGGCTCTGGCACGTCACAGCGACGATTGA
- a CDS encoding helix-turn-helix domain-containing protein — MDTHNLTPTPRPLVLTVTEVAAMYRVHRSHVYNAVKEGTLKAGKFGVTIRIRHEDAERWFDSLTAA, encoded by the coding sequence ATGGATACCCATAACCTGACCCCTACCCCTCGCCCCCTCGTCCTTACCGTGACCGAAGTTGCCGCGATGTACCGCGTCCACCGGTCACACGTGTACAACGCCGTAAAGGAAGGAACCTTGAAGGCGGGCAAGTTTGGCGTGACCATCCGCATTCGCCATGAAGATGCTGAACGCTGGTTTGACTCCCTCACCGCTGCTTGA
- a CDS encoding tyrosine-type recombinase/integrase, protein MGKHGMGTFTVLESLGSNRYKFQYRIWAELPDESRKRLTGRFSGTEKELRAFMQKVKLEAKGQGVSADPGMTVNTLIEEWLDGKAQEVSARTASIYRGVFLRHIRPRIGGTKVRALDAARLKGFYTDLRRDTDLERTRVQIHLVLRQALDHAVLTGVILSNPAKVVRPATAKAVRREALADAGDVPAWTHEEASKLFAVAMEDRSPFGWAVALGLQTGLRRGELLGLKWSAVDLAGKTLKVVGNLTENDGHRAVGNPKTRESRRVVPLSEEAVRVLKAVREWRDLESTRPGWGGTDFVFPTVDGKMQHPSNINRKVKALTTKAGVRYLSMHATRHTFVTLLAATGVSLQHISKLIGHKTPLVTMTVYSHVFKEEVAAPVLNLTGKLS, encoded by the coding sequence ATGGGCAAGCACGGAATGGGCACCTTCACGGTGTTGGAGAGCCTGGGAAGTAATCGCTACAAGTTCCAGTACCGCATCTGGGCAGAACTTCCCGACGAATCCCGCAAACGGCTGACAGGCCGGTTCTCGGGCACGGAGAAGGAGCTTCGGGCATTCATGCAGAAGGTCAAGCTGGAGGCGAAGGGGCAAGGGGTGAGCGCCGACCCTGGTATGACAGTGAACACGCTGATTGAGGAATGGCTGGACGGGAAGGCGCAGGAGGTCAGCGCACGGACCGCCAGCATCTACCGGGGCGTGTTCCTCCGTCACATCCGCCCACGCATCGGCGGGACGAAAGTAAGGGCGCTAGATGCCGCCCGGCTCAAGGGGTTCTACACCGATCTGCGGAGGGATACCGACCTTGAGCGTACCCGAGTCCAGATTCACCTCGTTCTACGGCAAGCACTTGACCATGCGGTTCTTACGGGAGTCATCCTCAGCAACCCAGCAAAGGTCGTCCGCCCTGCCACGGCGAAGGCAGTTCGGCGCGAAGCACTGGCAGATGCGGGAGACGTCCCGGCGTGGACGCATGAGGAGGCGTCGAAGCTGTTCGCCGTGGCGATGGAAGATCGGTCCCCGTTCGGTTGGGCAGTGGCGCTTGGCCTGCAAACTGGACTGCGACGTGGGGAGTTGCTGGGGCTTAAGTGGTCGGCGGTTGACCTGGCCGGAAAGACGCTGAAGGTCGTGGGGAACCTGACCGAGAATGACGGGCACCGGGCCGTGGGTAATCCCAAGACTCGTGAGTCTCGCAGGGTGGTGCCGCTGAGCGAGGAGGCCGTGAGGGTGCTGAAGGCGGTACGGGAATGGCGTGACCTTGAAAGCACGCGCCCTGGTTGGGGCGGTACGGACTTCGTGTTTCCCACCGTGGACGGCAAGATGCAGCACCCCTCCAACATCAACCGTAAGGTGAAGGCACTGACCACGAAGGCGGGGGTCCGTTACCTGTCCATGCACGCGACGCGCCACACCTTCGTCACCCTCTTGGCGGCAACTGGAGTGAGTTTGCAGCACATCAGTAAACTGATCGGCCACAAGACGCCCCTCGTGACCATGACGGTCTACAGTCACGTCTTCAAGGAAGAGGTTGCGGCCCCGGTTCTCAATCTCACCGGGAAGTTGTCCTGA
- a CDS encoding PAS domain S-box protein: MIAYGAPFHKVLEAVCRLVEDQVPDIRVSIFPTDMSGRYLRGMVAPSLPHDFCEQVGELEIQPHGPSCVRTAYSGEITIVEDTRTDPQYQPFLSLILPNQLVSAWSIPIIGRSGVCLGSFAMYHREVRTPTEKDITVLKQAALIAAIAIEDYRQATRAREEQGTWEEAVRAEKQARLHALASELALEGPGEHGRLEDEFCSLFAQALGIESAALWQQDPAAPPGLLKAVGMSGVPTEKQHILQTARVSIEPGSVAERAYQAGHGKLVWAHREDPIGSSGAQLMETFEVETLFCCALHTSATTYGLMYGISRTPVTPTPAQIANAEAIARILLGGFERHDLQAQARDQRSLIGSVMDHSLDMIATHEAGVFTSVSRACEAILGYAPEEMIGQPADAFIHPDDLERTYQEAVTVRDDGEVVLNFRNRYLHKDGHSVWLEWSGRVTGETKFLGIARDITLQREHAALVEMLLEQSLDLIVTVTVSDRVFVNVSPSSRAILGYTPEEMIGKTVEEFVHPDDLQTVADIGAALQAGTGSLMGFRQRFMHKLGHTVWIEWAGRILRDDVSFGIGRDITQQYQRDEQLKTVRRMNDRFSATLDLQALLDALIEEACGLIGAEGGCAGLYRDQGFSCARYYEQGRLIDFNYTWPEGHGLTGWLLEYKRPYLTNDAVNDPNVIPQLREVFGIHSALAVPILSGNGEMLGFINLHNKRNDQPFTADDQTSLEAVAQAATTAIQNALSMMKLQHAQEQVRKSERWYRAIAENETSFVFVVDAAGILKYVSPSVSRHLGYAPESLVNRSLFDIVGPKYATILQKRFELRRSGQDSDLTESVILRVFHANGSRLWLEAKGSNQLQDPDIQGVVVNARDITHLHAANQQLEMAKRELEKRLDRLTALHEIDLAITSSLDMRLVLNVVLDQTLQQLGADAATVMLVRQGSQEMYCAASRGIRSMNLRQATVRLGEDLVLAGLLQERSSQRLNLMDHVDKLQRPDLVTQERFVEYHGVPLISKGKLLGVLEIFGRSPLPEEADWVEFAEMLGRQTSIAIEDANLFRDLQHSNLELTLAYDRTIEGWARALDLRDEETEGHSQRVTELTVRLVRELNFTEEQIVQVRRGALLHDIGKMGVPDSILLKPGKLTDEEWVIMKQHPELALNLLSPIDFLRPALDIPYSHHEKWDGSGYPRGLKGHEIPLAARAFALVDVWDALRSDRPYRKGWPTEKITQYIQEEAGRHFDPELVPVFLRMIDAPAGGL; the protein is encoded by the coding sequence ATGATCGCGTACGGAGCACCATTTCATAAAGTTCTTGAAGCGGTTTGCCGCCTGGTTGAAGATCAGGTGCCGGACATCCGGGTCTCCATATTCCCTACCGATATGTCTGGTCGTTACCTGCGGGGAATGGTGGCCCCTAGCCTTCCTCATGACTTCTGCGAACAGGTAGGCGAACTTGAGATTCAACCTCATGGGCCCAGCTGCGTGCGTACGGCCTACAGCGGTGAGATCACCATTGTCGAGGACACTCGGACGGATCCTCAATATCAGCCGTTCCTGAGCCTGATTCTTCCCAATCAACTCGTCAGTGCCTGGTCCATACCCATCATTGGCCGAAGTGGTGTTTGTCTGGGCAGTTTTGCGATGTATCACCGCGAGGTGCGAACCCCAACGGAAAAAGACATCACGGTGCTCAAGCAGGCGGCCCTCATTGCCGCCATTGCTATTGAAGACTACCGGCAGGCAACGCGCGCACGCGAGGAGCAAGGTACGTGGGAAGAAGCGGTTCGGGCCGAGAAGCAGGCCCGGCTTCACGCGCTCGCCAGTGAACTTGCCCTGGAAGGTCCCGGGGAGCATGGACGGCTGGAAGACGAGTTCTGCAGTCTGTTTGCCCAGGCACTCGGGATCGAATCGGCTGCTCTGTGGCAGCAGGACCCGGCTGCTCCTCCCGGCTTGTTGAAGGCCGTGGGAATGTCTGGTGTGCCTACCGAGAAGCAGCACATTCTGCAGACCGCGCGCGTCAGCATCGAGCCTGGAAGTGTGGCTGAGCGGGCATACCAGGCTGGTCATGGCAAGCTGGTATGGGCGCACCGCGAGGACCCGATCGGTTCGTCCGGAGCGCAGTTGATGGAGACCTTCGAGGTCGAAACCCTGTTCTGCTGCGCGCTGCACACGTCGGCTACGACGTACGGCCTGATGTACGGAATATCACGCACGCCCGTCACGCCCACCCCTGCGCAGATCGCAAATGCCGAGGCGATCGCCAGAATCCTGCTGGGTGGGTTCGAGCGCCATGATCTTCAGGCACAGGCCCGTGACCAGCGCTCGCTGATCGGGTCGGTGATGGACCACTCGCTCGACATGATCGCTACTCATGAAGCTGGCGTGTTCACCTCCGTCAGCCGTGCGTGCGAAGCCATCCTCGGGTACGCGCCAGAAGAGATGATCGGCCAGCCCGCAGATGCATTCATCCACCCGGACGATCTGGAGCGGACATACCAGGAAGCCGTGACCGTGCGGGATGACGGAGAGGTTGTTCTCAACTTCCGAAACCGTTACCTGCACAAGGATGGTCATAGTGTCTGGCTGGAGTGGAGCGGCAGGGTCACCGGTGAAACAAAGTTTTTGGGTATCGCGCGCGACATCACGCTGCAACGTGAACACGCAGCGCTGGTAGAAATGCTCCTGGAGCAGTCACTTGACCTGATCGTCACTGTGACCGTCAGCGACCGGGTGTTCGTGAACGTCAGCCCGTCCTCACGCGCCATTCTCGGGTATACGCCGGAAGAAATGATCGGCAAAACCGTTGAAGAGTTCGTCCATCCCGATGATCTTCAGACCGTTGCCGATATAGGGGCAGCACTCCAGGCAGGCACCGGATCATTGATGGGTTTCCGACAACGCTTTATGCATAAGCTCGGACATACCGTCTGGATAGAATGGGCCGGACGAATACTCCGTGATGACGTCTCTTTTGGCATTGGCCGCGACATCACACAGCAATATCAGCGTGACGAGCAACTAAAGACGGTGCGGCGGATGAACGATCGTTTCAGCGCCACGCTGGATCTGCAGGCACTCCTTGACGCGCTTATTGAAGAAGCCTGCGGACTGATTGGTGCGGAGGGCGGCTGCGCCGGACTGTACAGGGATCAGGGTTTCTCCTGTGCCAGGTACTACGAGCAGGGCAGGCTGATTGACTTCAACTATACCTGGCCGGAAGGTCATGGGCTGACTGGGTGGCTGCTGGAGTACAAACGTCCGTACCTGACAAACGATGCGGTCAATGATCCAAATGTGATTCCACAGCTCCGGGAGGTTTTTGGGATTCACTCTGCCCTCGCTGTACCCATTCTTTCCGGGAACGGTGAGATGCTGGGGTTCATCAACTTACATAACAAACGGAACGACCAGCCGTTTACAGCTGACGACCAGACGTCGCTCGAGGCGGTTGCTCAGGCTGCGACCACGGCCATACAGAATGCCCTTTCCATGATGAAGTTGCAGCATGCGCAGGAGCAGGTGCGCAAAAGCGAACGCTGGTACCGGGCCATAGCGGAAAACGAAACCAGTTTTGTATTTGTCGTTGATGCGGCGGGCATTCTCAAGTACGTCAGTCCATCGGTGTCACGTCACCTGGGATATGCTCCTGAATCTCTCGTCAATCGCTCGCTTTTTGACATCGTCGGCCCAAAATACGCCACGATTCTCCAGAAGCGCTTCGAGTTACGGCGAAGCGGTCAGGACTCGGACCTTACCGAGAGCGTCATTCTCCGGGTTTTCCATGCCAACGGGAGCCGCCTGTGGCTGGAAGCAAAGGGCAGCAACCAGCTCCAGGACCCGGACATTCAGGGAGTGGTCGTCAACGCACGCGATATCACCCACCTGCATGCCGCGAACCAGCAGCTGGAGATGGCGAAACGCGAACTGGAGAAACGTCTCGACCGCCTCACGGCGCTCCATGAAATCGACCTTGCGATCACGTCCAGCCTCGACATGCGGCTCGTTCTGAACGTCGTCCTTGACCAGACTCTCCAGCAGCTCGGCGCAGACGCGGCTACCGTCATGCTCGTGCGCCAGGGCAGTCAGGAGATGTACTGTGCAGCCAGCCGCGGCATTCGCAGTATGAACCTGAGACAGGCCACCGTGCGTCTCGGGGAGGACCTCGTCCTGGCCGGGCTTCTGCAGGAGCGCTCTTCGCAGCGTCTGAACCTGATGGATCACGTGGACAAATTGCAACGCCCGGACCTTGTCACTCAGGAGCGCTTTGTGGAGTACCACGGCGTGCCACTGATCTCAAAAGGGAAGCTTCTCGGCGTGCTGGAGATATTTGGCCGTTCCCCACTGCCAGAGGAGGCGGACTGGGTAGAGTTCGCCGAGATGCTTGGTCGCCAGACCTCCATCGCCATTGAAGACGCCAATCTCTTTCGCGACCTGCAGCACAGCAACCTTGAACTGACCCTTGCGTACGACCGCACTATTGAAGGTTGGGCACGTGCCCTGGACCTGCGCGATGAGGAAACAGAAGGGCACAGTCAACGGGTGACAGAACTGACTGTCCGTCTCGTGCGCGAACTGAATTTCACCGAGGAGCAGATCGTACAGGTGCGCCGCGGTGCACTGCTTCATGACATCGGCAAAATGGGCGTCCCAGACAGCATCCTGTTGAAACCTGGGAAGCTCACGGACGAGGAGTGGGTGATCATGAAGCAGCATCCTGAGCTCGCGCTGAACCTGCTCTCTCCCATTGATTTCCTGCGACCGGCGCTGGACATTCCGTACTCTCACCACGAGAAATGGGATGGAAGCGGCTACCCACGAGGTCTCAAAGGGCATGAGATTCCCCTGGCAGCCCGCGCGTTCGCGCTGGTGGACGTGTGGGACGCGCTTCGCAGTGACCGGCCTTACCGTAAAGGCTGGCCCACCGAGAAGATCACTCAGTACATCCAGGAAGAGGCCGGGCGGCACTTTGATCCCGAACTGGTTCCAGTATTCCTTCGCATGATCGACGCGCCAGCAGGTGGACTATGA
- a CDS encoding DUF7669 domain-containing protein translates to MTCREEILVVARILSRQHADNTFSIQDIVAAMRARGTTHLDTTIRRHVSTQMCVNAAGPEAGKYKDLERVSRGRFRLL, encoded by the coding sequence ATGACATGCCGCGAGGAGATTCTGGTTGTTGCTCGCATTCTGAGCAGACAGCACGCCGACAACACCTTCTCCATCCAGGACATCGTGGCTGCCATGCGGGCACGCGGAACCACACATCTCGACACCACGATCCGTCGGCACGTCAGCACGCAGATGTGCGTTAACGCCGCCGGGCCGGAAGCAGGGAAATACAAGGACCTGGAGCGGGTGAGTCGAGGCCGGTTCCGTCTCCTCTAA
- a CDS encoding amidase family protein gives MTATPPDPILDLDACALSAATTRGDLTCSEVTRAYLTRLQALNGQLRAVITVNPSAQADAEALDQLPLGERRSMHGVPVLIKDNIDVAGLPTTAGSILLKDHIPAEDAPLVARLRAAGAVILGKANMTEWANFMTLGMSNGYSSLGGQTVNPWGPEVDTGGSSSGSGVAVAARLCAAAIGTETSGSIVSPAHQSGVIGLKPTVGLVPRTGIIPISHSQDTAGPITRSVRDAALLLNVMAGPDAQDPASRNLPVPDLSLTEGALKGASIGVIRDETGVSPADQQAQSAAEEAMIRAGATLVPVDFPSRAEMQASGWMLDVLVYEFKHDLNAYLAGVTNGPRSLSEVIEANDADPERCLRYGQHLLYAAQGTRGDLSEQGYLRARERDLRLTRTGGFDQLFARGLDAVLFPGIQGCSQAAKAGYPSLSVPHVGTGAPGGVLLVAPAGQDGRLMSLGAHLNRELGGVRLPPI, from the coding sequence ATGACTGCCACGCCCCCGGACCCGATCCTTGATCTGGATGCCTGTGCCCTCAGCGCCGCAACCACCCGAGGTGACCTGACCTGTTCCGAAGTGACACGCGCGTACCTGACGCGTCTGCAAGCCTTAAATGGGCAACTGCGGGCTGTGATCACGGTGAACCCCAGTGCCCAGGCGGACGCTGAAGCCCTGGACCAACTCCCCCTGGGGGAACGACGGTCCATGCATGGAGTGCCTGTCCTGATCAAGGACAACATCGACGTTGCCGGACTGCCGACCACCGCAGGAAGCATCCTTCTGAAGGATCACATCCCGGCCGAGGACGCACCCCTGGTGGCCCGGTTGCGCGCCGCCGGGGCCGTGATCCTGGGCAAGGCCAACATGACCGAGTGGGCCAATTTCATGACCCTGGGAATGTCCAACGGGTACTCGTCCCTGGGCGGTCAGACGGTCAACCCCTGGGGTCCGGAGGTGGATACCGGGGGCAGTTCGTCCGGCAGCGGGGTTGCGGTCGCCGCCCGTCTCTGTGCTGCTGCCATCGGTACGGAGACCAGTGGAAGTATCGTCAGCCCTGCACATCAGAGTGGGGTGATCGGTCTGAAGCCAACCGTCGGTCTGGTGCCACGTACCGGAATTATTCCCATCAGCCACAGTCAGGACACTGCGGGTCCAATTACACGCAGCGTACGGGACGCCGCCCTGCTTCTGAACGTAATGGCTGGTCCCGACGCCCAGGACCCGGCCAGCCGTAACCTGCCTGTTCCTGACCTGAGCCTCACGGAAGGGGCGCTGAAGGGTGCGTCCATCGGGGTCATCCGGGACGAGACAGGCGTCAGCCCTGCCGATCAGCAGGCACAAAGTGCCGCCGAGGAGGCCATGATCCGTGCCGGGGCGACTCTGGTTCCCGTGGATTTTCCCAGCCGCGCGGAGATGCAGGCCTCGGGCTGGATGCTTGACGTCCTGGTCTATGAGTTCAAGCACGATCTGAATGCATACCTGGCAGGGGTTACGAATGGTCCGCGCTCGCTTTCAGAGGTCATTGAGGCCAACGACGCAGATCCGGAACGCTGCCTGCGATATGGGCAGCACCTGCTGTATGCCGCTCAGGGAACCAGGGGTGACTTAAGTGAACAGGGCTATCTCCGTGCCCGTGAGCGTGATTTACGGCTGACACGCACCGGGGGTTTTGACCAACTGTTTGCGCGTGGTCTTGACGCGGTGTTGTTTCCTGGCATTCAGGGCTGTAGCCAAGCGGCCAAGGCCGGCTATCCGAGTCTGAGTGTGCCTCATGTCGGCACGGGCGCACCTGGGGGCGTCCTGCTTGTCGCGCCCGCTGGCCAGGACGGCAGGCTGATGAGCCTGGGCGCCCACCTTAACCGTGAATTGGGAGGTGTGCGCCTCCCGCCGATCTGA
- a CDS encoding stage V sporulation protein S produces MEVLRVSGNSRPNALAGAIAALLRTQQAVEIQAIGPAAVNQSVKALAIARGYLAGNGIDLSAQPEFIKLDVDREERTAIRFVVRAVPPAPAP; encoded by the coding sequence GTGGAAGTTTTACGTGTTTCAGGAAATTCAAGGCCCAACGCTCTGGCGGGCGCTATAGCCGCGCTGCTTCGCACCCAGCAGGCTGTGGAAATTCAGGCCATCGGGCCGGCGGCTGTCAACCAGTCGGTCAAGGCCCTTGCCATTGCGCGGGGTTACCTGGCCGGGAATGGCATCGATCTGAGTGCTCAGCCGGAATTTATCAAGCTCGACGTTGACCGTGAGGAACGCACCGCCATTCGTTTCGTGGTCCGGGCGGTTCCTCCTGCGCCTGCGCCCTGA
- a CDS encoding DUF3592 domain-containing protein — translation MREKAGLVVFCLIFAVMFGGGGALATAQLVGMISNWTAARSWVAVPAQVLEAELKTEPGRKGKTYEATTRYAYTFGGQTYESSRLGIGPGGDSIGDWQRSQHLALLAALNQGRQVTVWVNPSAPSQAVFNRELRIGQVLFWLPFASLFSLIGLGALWGVWWAIRSRPAGAIPPNPPRISSDERQGLWATFWFVLCWNLLVFPIGAMVLVEHGLWGSHLVVLIFPLIGLALVRWLILKAQNRRRIGRTSLVLAPAQPVCGVPLFAQVEFGKIPQEGEYTLHLLNERIVQGRKHRRTHLLWEQEVRVWAGNGTLTCRFDPPASAQSSAVNGRVLTSWRLNLRWPDGKTSRNFPLTVMPASSQMSEAAAAAHHLPEVKEVDRSEAVAMPASVGVLVPLSDGLRIEYAVGRHRASARAMLTIGVLFCAVAGLLAVRSGSSVMSLLLGLTSLGLLVTGIRSWTTPLRVEATSQFLTVRGITAYKRLNEQWPASSVKQIVPVVEGSSGADHDQRYSYALQAELSSGGKVILGNGISSRAVAEMLAQRIRDALEK, via the coding sequence GTGAGAGAAAAAGCTGGCCTGGTGGTGTTCTGTCTGATATTTGCCGTGATGTTCGGGGGCGGTGGAGCTCTGGCAACGGCTCAACTGGTGGGCATGATCAGCAACTGGACAGCTGCGCGTAGCTGGGTGGCGGTTCCGGCTCAGGTTCTGGAGGCTGAGCTGAAGACCGAACCTGGTCGAAAGGGGAAAACCTATGAGGCAACGACCCGCTACGCTTATACCTTTGGTGGGCAGACCTACGAATCATCGCGCCTCGGCATTGGTCCAGGGGGCGACAGTATTGGTGACTGGCAGCGTTCCCAGCACCTTGCACTTCTTGCTGCCCTGAATCAGGGTCGTCAGGTCACCGTGTGGGTCAACCCTTCGGCACCGTCACAAGCAGTGTTCAACCGCGAGCTAAGGATCGGACAGGTGTTGTTCTGGTTGCCATTTGCCTCTCTGTTCTCCCTGATAGGGCTGGGGGCCCTCTGGGGGGTTTGGTGGGCGATCCGCTCCAGGCCCGCTGGAGCTATTCCTCCCAACCCACCCCGTATTTCATCTGACGAGCGCCAGGGTCTGTGGGCAACCTTCTGGTTTGTACTGTGCTGGAATCTGCTGGTCTTTCCCATTGGAGCGATGGTGCTTGTGGAACACGGGCTCTGGGGCAGCCATCTGGTGGTGCTGATCTTTCCACTCATTGGTCTTGCACTTGTGCGGTGGCTGATCCTGAAGGCGCAGAACAGGCGCCGTATCGGTCGCACGTCGCTTGTCCTGGCTCCAGCGCAGCCGGTCTGCGGAGTGCCTCTGTTCGCCCAGGTCGAGTTCGGGAAGATACCTCAGGAGGGGGAGTACACATTGCACCTGCTCAACGAGCGGATCGTTCAGGGTCGCAAACACAGACGCACTCACCTGTTGTGGGAACAGGAGGTTCGGGTATGGGCCGGCAATGGGACATTGACCTGCCGCTTTGATCCCCCTGCAAGCGCTCAGTCCAGCGCGGTCAATGGGCGAGTGCTCACCTCCTGGCGTCTTAACCTGAGATGGCCTGACGGAAAAACCAGCCGGAATTTCCCGCTGACAGTCATGCCAGCCAGCAGTCAGATGTCTGAAGCCGCAGCTGCCGCGCACCACCTGCCAGAAGTCAAGGAGGTCGACCGGTCAGAAGCAGTCGCCATGCCTGCCTCTGTGGGGGTCTTGGTACCCCTGTCAGACGGGCTGCGCATTGAGTATGCGGTTGGCCGGCACCGCGCGTCGGCCAGGGCCATGTTGACCATAGGTGTGCTTTTCTGTGCGGTTGCTGGCCTGCTGGCAGTTCGCTCTGGGAGCAGTGTGATGTCCCTGCTGCTTGGTCTGACCAGCCTGGGCCTGCTGGTGACGGGTATCCGTTCGTGGACCACGCCTCTGCGAGTAGAAGCCACATCTCAGTTCCTGACAGTGCGCGGTATCACTGCGTACAAACGTCTGAATGAACAATGGCCAGCTTCATCAGTGAAGCAGATTGTGCCGGTGGTTGAAGGTTCCAGCGGCGCTGACCATGACCAGCGGTACTCCTATGCTTTGCAGGCCGAACTCAGTTCTGGCGGGAAAGTTATCCTGGGCAACGGCATCAGTTCACGGGCTGTAGCTGAAATGCTGGCGCAAAGGATTCGGGATGCACTTGAGAAGTAA
- a CDS encoding prephenate dehydratase, whose translation MTDVASTHSSSAVTVAFQGNPGAYGEIAALNAVPNTQATCGYPTFHEVARAVETGEADYGVLPVENSLMGAIHQTIDLLSETDLHVIGEVVVRVSHCLMALPGVELGDIRKVLSQQPALDQCTTLIRKHNWRPVAAHDTAGSAKDLAVRGARDEAVIASSRAAELYGMNILAREIEDEPFNYTRFIILARHEPAVSDVPHKTSLVFAVRHTPGFLVETLNELRGLNLSRIESRPRRDRAWSYLMYVDIEGDARDPQVAQALAGVLRKASYAKIIGSYPRALDTVG comes from the coding sequence ATGACTGACGTGGCCTCCACACACTCCAGCTCTGCCGTGACGGTGGCGTTCCAGGGAAATCCCGGTGCCTACGGCGAGATCGCTGCGCTCAATGCTGTTCCCAACACGCAGGCCACCTGCGGCTATCCCACCTTCCATGAGGTCGCACGTGCCGTAGAAACCGGCGAGGCTGACTATGGGGTGCTGCCGGTCGAAAACAGCCTGATGGGCGCCATCCACCAGACCATCGACCTCCTCAGCGAGACCGATCTGCACGTCATCGGCGAGGTTGTCGTCCGGGTCAGCCACTGCCTGATGGCGCTGCCCGGCGTGGAACTGGGAGACATCCGTAAGGTGCTGAGCCAGCAGCCGGCCCTGGATCAGTGCACCACGCTGATCCGGAAGCACAATTGGCGGCCTGTAGCGGCACACGATACGGCTGGCAGCGCCAAGGACCTCGCCGTCCGGGGTGCTCGCGACGAGGCGGTGATTGCCAGCAGCCGCGCAGCGGAGCTGTACGGCATGAACATCCTGGCCCGCGAGATCGAGGACGAACCGTTCAACTACACCCGTTTCATCATCCTGGCCCGGCATGAGCCTGCCGTCTCCGACGTTCCACACAAGACCAGCCTAGTTTTTGCCGTCCGGCACACCCCAGGTTTTCTGGTCGAGACACTGAACGAACTGCGGGGGCTGAACCTCAGCCGCATCGAATCCCGGCCCCGGCGCGACCGGGCCTGGAGCTACCTGATGTACGTCGATATTGAGGGAGACGCCCGGGACCCTCAGGTGGCGCAGGCACTGGCCGGAGTGCTGCGAAAGGCGAGCTATGCCAAGATCATCGGTTCGTATCCGCGGGCACTGGACACAGTGGGGTAA
- a CDS encoding DUF4383 domain-containing protein — MVRTFARAAGIIYLLVGLLGFIPTFLSPYAGPDLAVDSMQGRLLGLFPVNLMHNLVHIAIGLWGLSAARSLGASVGFARGLAVLYTLLAIMGLIPGLKTMFGLAPLHGNDVWLHAATALVAAYFGWGATRDTAVTRT; from the coding sequence ATGGTCAGAACCTTCGCACGTGCTGCCGGCATCATCTATCTCCTCGTGGGTCTTCTCGGGTTTATTCCTACGTTCCTGTCTCCATACGCTGGTCCTGATCTGGCAGTAGATTCCATGCAGGGGCGACTGCTGGGTCTGTTTCCAGTCAACCTGATGCACAACCTCGTGCACATCGCGATTGGGCTCTGGGGCCTGTCGGCGGCCCGCTCATTGGGAGCCTCGGTGGGCTTCGCCCGCGGCCTGGCAGTGCTGTACACGCTGCTGGCCATTATGGGCCTCATTCCGGGGCTGAAAACCATGTTCGGTCTGGCGCCCCTGCACGGCAACGACGTATGGCTGCACGCCGCAACTGCCCTGGTGGCCGCTTACTTCGGTTGGGGTGCCACACGCGACACCGCCGTCACCCGGACCTGA